The following proteins are co-located in the Tardibacter chloracetimidivorans genome:
- a CDS encoding reverse transcriptase/maturase family protein, which yields MKSPLLWEHAYQQIAPNKGAMTPGVDGKTLDGFSPEMVRSIIDRLADGSYRPKPVRRVYIPKANGKKRPLGVPTTEDKLVQEVVRTLLEQIYEPLFSQHSHGFRKGRSCHTALESIRAKWTGVKWLIDVDVVGFFDNIDHDVLIGLLEKRIADRRFMRLIRGLLKAGYIEDWVYHRTYSGTPQGGVVSPMLANIYLHELDMFIEARIVSFTKGDKRGYTNDYRRIRNRISYLRRNVDALRAQGFADFPKITSMLEEIGRLKAERATVPASDALDPNYRRLRYCRYADDFLIGVTGSKAEARQLMDEVRVFLTDTLKLEMSAEKSGIRKATDGARFLGYEVCTSTNRNPHKAIFDGRPTLRRGLADRLRLRVPRDRVVRFVNDKGWGDYEAFRPRGRPALRFASDVEIVLAYNAEWRGFANYYALADDVKRKLNKGGYFALFSCVKTIAAKHRTSARSVFARLRRGMEFFIRFEVGNEPRAIKLWQLKDLRRHVRTWGGIDNPRSAQFVFSRTELVERLNARQCERCGREDLPCEIHHVRRVAEMQYAGLSRHMRAARQRKRVVLCVACHHSIHAGQPTDRQRRIARSRGEPDALKGARPVRRGAEQCSL from the coding sequence ATGAAAAGCCCGCTCCTTTGGGAGCATGCCTATCAGCAGATCGCGCCCAACAAGGGTGCGATGACGCCGGGCGTTGACGGCAAGACACTCGACGGCTTTTCGCCCGAGATGGTCAGGTCGATCATCGACCGGTTGGCGGACGGAAGCTATCGGCCCAAGCCGGTACGTCGGGTGTATATCCCGAAAGCCAACGGCAAGAAACGGCCGCTTGGCGTGCCGACCACGGAGGACAAGCTCGTCCAGGAAGTGGTGCGGACGCTCCTTGAGCAAATCTATGAACCGCTGTTCTCGCAGCACTCGCATGGGTTTAGGAAAGGGCGCTCGTGCCATACGGCGTTGGAATCCATCCGCGCCAAATGGACGGGGGTGAAGTGGCTGATCGACGTCGACGTTGTTGGATTCTTCGACAATATCGACCATGATGTTCTGATCGGCCTGCTGGAAAAGCGGATCGCGGATCGTCGCTTCATGCGTCTGATCCGAGGCTTGCTCAAGGCGGGCTATATCGAGGACTGGGTCTATCATCGGACCTACAGCGGCACACCTCAGGGCGGTGTCGTCTCGCCGATGCTGGCGAATATCTACCTCCATGAGCTTGATATGTTCATTGAGGCCCGGATAGTCAGCTTCACCAAGGGCGACAAACGCGGATACACGAATGATTATCGTCGTATCCGCAACCGCATCTCTTACCTTCGTCGGAATGTGGATGCGCTGCGAGCCCAAGGGTTTGCGGACTTCCCGAAGATCACCTCCATGCTGGAGGAGATCGGTCGGCTCAAGGCAGAACGGGCAACCGTTCCGGCCAGCGACGCCCTCGATCCCAACTATAGGAGACTGCGATACTGCCGCTATGCCGATGACTTCCTCATCGGTGTGACCGGCAGCAAAGCGGAGGCACGCCAGTTGATGGATGAGGTCAGGGTCTTCCTGACCGACACCCTGAAGCTGGAAATGTCCGCCGAGAAAAGCGGAATCCGAAAAGCCACGGACGGGGCGCGGTTCTTAGGATACGAGGTCTGCACCAGCACCAACCGTAATCCGCACAAGGCGATCTTCGATGGTCGTCCGACCTTGCGGCGCGGCTTGGCTGACCGGCTGCGGCTTCGCGTTCCGAGGGATCGGGTTGTCCGGTTCGTCAACGACAAGGGCTGGGGCGACTATGAAGCCTTCCGCCCGCGTGGTCGGCCCGCGCTGCGCTTCGCAAGCGACGTGGAGATCGTCCTTGCCTACAATGCCGAATGGCGCGGCTTTGCGAACTATTATGCCCTAGCTGACGACGTGAAGCGCAAGCTGAACAAAGGGGGTTACTTCGCCCTGTTCTCCTGCGTCAAAACCATCGCCGCCAAGCATAGGACATCGGCTCGCAGCGTCTTCGCCAGACTGCGGCGTGGGATGGAATTCTTCATCCGCTTCGAAGTGGGAAATGAACCCCGCGCGATCAAGTTGTGGCAGCTGAAGGATCTGCGACGACATGTACGAACGTGGGGCGGGATCGATAATCCCCGCTCAGCTCAGTTCGTGTTTAGCAGGACAGAGTTGGTCGAACGGCTCAATGCTCGCCAGTGCGAGCGGTGTGGTCGGGAAGACCTTCCCTGTGAAATCCATCACGTCCGCCGGGTCGCGGAGATGCAATATGCCGGACTGTCTCGCCACATGCGAGCAGCCCGGCAGCGCAAGCGCGTAGTCCTATGCGTCGCTTGCCATCATAGCATCCACGCCGGTCAACCAACCGACCGCCAACGGCGGATAGCACGCAGTCGTGGAGAGCCGGATGCGCTGAAAGGTGCACGTCCGGTTCGGAGGGGGGCCGAGCAATGTTCTCTCTGA
- a CDS encoding tyrosine-type recombinase/integrase, whose protein sequence is MSATALPALIQRFFTDRLCTQLEASRHTVAGYRDTFRLLLRYASAQLSKPPVKLLVDDIDADLIANFLVHTETARGNSARSRNTRLAAIRSFFRFVAMTDPTWLLHCQRVLAMPNKRYVKRTVTFLDAEEMAALLAAPDRSTWAGRRDHALLLLAVQTGLRASELVGLRCGDVALGTGAHIRCMGKGRKERATPLRRETAKLLAVWIGSDKDEGRPLFPSIRGEQLSRDALEHLVRKHCLTAARTCPTIGAKRVTPHTLRHSNAMDLLHHGVDPAVIALWLGHENVETTQIYIHADMRMKEKALARVAAPPTPSGRFRPDDQLLAFLEGL, encoded by the coding sequence ATGAGCGCCACCGCCTTGCCGGCGCTGATCCAGCGCTTCTTTACCGACCGGCTTTGCACCCAGCTGGAAGCGAGCCGTCACACGGTCGCTGGATATCGCGACACGTTCCGGCTGCTGCTTCGATATGCGAGTGCTCAGCTTAGCAAGCCGCCGGTCAAGCTGTTGGTCGATGACATCGACGCCGATCTGATCGCCAACTTCCTCGTCCATACAGAAACGGCGCGGGGGAACAGCGCGCGAAGCCGAAATACTCGGCTCGCCGCGATCCGGTCGTTCTTCCGCTTCGTCGCGATGACCGATCCGACCTGGCTGCTGCACTGCCAGCGCGTGCTGGCGATGCCCAACAAGCGCTACGTGAAGCGCACGGTGACGTTCCTCGATGCCGAGGAGATGGCGGCGTTGCTGGCAGCACCGGATCGCTCGACTTGGGCGGGACGGCGCGATCATGCGCTGTTGCTGCTCGCGGTTCAGACCGGCCTTCGCGCATCCGAGCTGGTCGGCCTGAGATGCGGCGATGTCGCACTGGGGACAGGCGCGCACATCCGCTGCATGGGCAAAGGCCGCAAAGAGCGCGCCACGCCGCTCCGCCGCGAGACGGCCAAGCTGCTGGCTGTATGGATCGGCAGCGATAAGGATGAAGGCAGGCCGCTGTTCCCGTCGATCCGGGGAGAACAGCTCAGCCGCGATGCGCTGGAGCATCTCGTCCGTAAACACTGCCTGACGGCGGCGCGGACATGCCCCACCATCGGCGCGAAGCGGGTTACGCCACATACGCTACGTCACAGCAACGCGATGGACCTGCTCCACCACGGTGTTGATCCAGCGGTGATCGCCCTCTGGCTCGGTCATGAGAACGTCGAGACCACCCAAATCTACATCCACGCCGACATGCGGATGAAAGAGAAAGCGCTCGCGCGCGTCGCCGCTCCGCCAACCCCGTCGGGTCGGTTCCGACCAGACGATCAGCTCCTCGCGTTCTTGGAAGGGCTCTGA